Sequence from the Helianthus annuus cultivar XRQ/B chromosome 13, HanXRQr2.0-SUNRISE, whole genome shotgun sequence genome:
CATCACCGGAAAACCACAACCGCAGCGCCGTCGTGACCAGGTGGCCGGCCGGACGTCATCACTGCATCTTgcctctctctctttctttcaACTCTCAAGCTTTCTCTAGATGTCCAGATTGTGTGTGTTGAGGGAAAACTAAATGGGGGCTAGGGTTTTGAATTTTGTGGAGATGAATAAGGGGAAGAGATAAGGTTGATTAAATAGATAGGGTTTGAGTGGGTAAGTTGGTGTGTGTCATGTAAACGAACCTGTTCTTTCTCGTTAGatgtgtgaatttctgacacaacCCGAAAACACGATACGAATCTAAGACAAAGTTTGTGGGTTTAGAAACAAGAAACACATTTACATATAGAGACAagaaacacatttatatataaatatacaccTCCGCATaattaaatatgaaaaaaatagatgttttagtcggaaattggtcggaaattaccgacaactttccgaccaaatgttatgtttcgtcggtaagtggtcggaaatttccgaccattttccgacaccCATATCCGTTTTTTCGATTTTTCAGCCTTCTAACATGGTTTTTTCGTTACGTATTTTGTACACCTTAGTTATACATACAAAGCTCTTACTTAACCAACTTATACGTATAATTATACCCAGTCATACGTGCGTGTACGCTATCGGGACCCATTACTTAAACTAGGCTTTTACTATTGTATAAGCgtgcgtgtgtgtgtgtatatacatatatatatgtatgtatgtatgtatacgtATGCTGAGATAACTACATActaatacacacatacacatacatatagagacaagaaacacatttatatataaatatacgcCTCCGCATaattaaatatgaaaaaaatagaTGTTTTAGTCGGAAATTGGTCGGAAATTATCGACAACTTTCCGACCAAATGTTATGTTTCGTCGGtaagtggtcggaaatttccAACCATTTTCCGACACCCATATCCGTTTTTTCGATTTTTCAGCCTTCTAACATGGTTTTTTCGTTACGTATTTTGTACACCTTAGTTATACATGAAAAGCTCTTACTTTACCAACTTATACGTATAATTATACCCAGTCATACGTGCGTGTACGCTATCGGGACCCATTACTTAAACTAGGCTTTTACTATTGTATaagcgtgtgtgtgtgtgtgtatatatatatatgtatgtatacgtATGCTGAGACAACTACATActaatacacacatacacatacatatagagacaagaaacacatttatatataaatatacaccTCCGCATaattaaatatgaaaaaatagatgTTTTAGTCGGAAATTGGTCGGAAATTACCGACAACTTTCCGACCAAATGTTATATTTCGTCGGtaagtggtcggaaatttccgaccattttccgacaccCATATCCGTTTTTTCGGTTTTTCAGCCTTCTAACATGGTTTTTTCGTTACGTATTTTGTACACCTTAGTTATACATGAAAAGCTCTTACTTTACCAACTTATACGTATAATTATACCCGGTCATACGTGCGTGTACGCTATCGGGACCCATTACGTAAACTAGGCTTTTACTATTGTAtaagtgtgtatatatgtatatgtatgtgtgtctATGCACCGATACAACTACATacttatacacacatacacatacatatagagacaagaaatacgtttatatatatatagatatacaccaccgcataattaaatatgaaaaaaataaatgTTTTAGTCGGAAAttttccgaccattttccgacaccCATATCCGTTTTTTCGGTTTTTCAACATTCTAACATGGTTTTTTTCATTACGTATTTTGTACACTTTAGTTATACATGAAAAGCTCTTACTCTACCAACTTATACGTATAATTATAACCACTCATATGTGCGTGTACGCTGTTAGGACTCATTACTTAAACGAAGCTTTTCCTATTTTAtaagtgtgtgtatatgtatgtgtgtgtatgcaCCGATACAACTACATACTTagacacacatacacatacatatagagacaagaaatacgtttatatatatatatatatatatatatacacaccaccgcataattaaatatgaaaaaataaatgtttttagTCGGAAatttgtcggaaatttccgaTAACTTTCCGACCAAATGTTATGTTTCGTCGGTAAGTGGTtggaaatttccgaccattttccgacaccCATATCCGTATTTTCGGTTTTTCAACATTCTAACATGGTTTTTTCATTACGTATTTTGTACACCTTAGTTATACATGAAAAGCTCTTACTTTACCAACTTATACGTATAATTATAATCACTCATACGTGCGTGTACGATGTCGGGACCCATTACTTAAACGCAGCTTTTCCTATTGTAtaagtgtgtatatatgtatatgtacgTGTGTATGCACTGATACAACTACATacttatacacacatacatatagagacaagaaatacgtttatatatatatatagatatacaccaccgcataattaaatatgaaaaaaataaatgTTTTAGTCGGAAATTTATCGGAAATTACCGACAAATTTCCGACCAAATGTTATGTTTCGTCGGtaagtggtcggaaatttccgaccattttccgacatCCGTATCCGTTTTTTCGTTTTTTCAACCTTCTAACATGGTTTTTTCATTACGTATTTTGTACACCTTAGTTATATATGAAAAGCTCTTACTTTACCAACTTATACGTATTATACACATTCATACGTGCGTGTACGCTATCAAGACTAATTACTTAAACTTGTCTTTTAATATTCTAtaattatatatagatatatatgtgtgtgtatactCCGAGTCATATACATACACCTACATCTACATGTACATAGACACAAGCAAATACATTCACATGCGTATACATAGCTCAATATAattaagtaaaaaaaataaaggtTTTAATCGGAAAattgtcggaaatttccgactaCTTTCCAAccaatgtttttctttttttttataggTTTTTTTTGTCGGAATTTAGTCGGAACTTTCCTTCAAATTTCCGACGACTATTTTCTTTGTCGGTAAGCGGTCGGAAATTGGTTGCTAATCTTTGACTTTTATTCTAGTCGGAAGTTTGTCGGTAAgcggtcggaaatttccgactaAATTTTTTTAGTCGGTAATTTTGGTAGGAAATCCacaattttctagtagtgtcgaaatatcgggccctggccggtggtcctccccgcccacccccagggccggccATGGACATCGACCAAAAGCATCCCTCAACAACGGGCCATCTTTTCGTATCATGCGGATGATGAGAAGCGTTATTATAAGCTAACTTCGCATCGAAAGCACCGGGATATTGTTGTTGGAGATTATGTTCAGCATGTGCTTGATGAAGGTAACGCCATTGCTACAAAAACTAGACAACGTAAGCTTTATACCAATAGCAAAAGTGAGAATTGGTATGGGAACAAGAGGACCATGTGGAGTCACATCATGTTCGAGCACCCGTCTACCTTTGATACGCTTGCGATGGATCCGAACAAGAAGAAGGAGATTTTGAACGATCTGTTGACGTTCAGCAAGTCAAAAGACTACTATAAGAAGGTGTGTTAGCCAAGTTTATTATCTactatagttattattattttaccTAATAGTTATGTTTAAgtacatatatttatatatgttagCTTTATCATTATCTTTACATTATTTATAGATCAGTTATTCAGTACACAAAATATTATTCACCAGTATCGTTTCGTTTTGTGTTCTTAATTCTTTCAAGGTGGGCAAGTCGTGGAAACGAGGATATCTTCTTTATGGTCCACCAGGAACCGGGAAGTCTAGCATGATCGCGGCCATGGCTAACCTTCTTGATTACGATATCTATGATCTTGAACTAACTTCAGTGAATGATAACACGGATTTGAGGAAGCTGCTCATCGACACATCAAGTAAGTCCATAATCGTGATCGAGGACATCGATTGTTCACTAGATCTCACGGGtcagagaaagaagaaaaaggaagATAAGAAACCGGATCAAAAGGACCCGATTCGCAAAAAGGAAAAggataaaaacaaaaagaaaactgAAGTGACTTTGTCTGGGCTTTTAAACTTCATTGATGGATTATGGTCAGCTTGTGGAAGTGAGAGATTGATCATATTCACCACGAATCATGTCGAAAAGCTTGATCCGGCTCTCATTCGAAGAGGAAGGATGGATAAACATATCGAGATGTCATACTGTTGTTTTGAAACGTTTAAGGTTCTTGCAAAGAACTACTTGGATCTTGAATCACATGACTTGTTTGCTACCATCGACCGGATGTTGGAGGAGACGAGGATGACCCCGGCTGATGTTGCGGAATGTTTGATGCCAAAGTCGGCTGAAGAAGATGCTGAGAGTTGCTTGAACGAGTTGATCAAGTCTCTAGAAAATGCAAAAGAAGAAGCAAGACTTAAAGTTGTGGAAAGTGAAGACAATGGTGGTCAAAAGGTACAAGAATGTGATGAATCAAGCGATTCAGAGGACGACTAACTGGTATTGGTGGGAGCTTTGATTTTATCGATCATAactacatattattattattgttattattactatttcaattattttcacaaaattatataaaataaatagagtttaatAGACTAacaaatgctcaaaataatttgcCAAATCTCTTCCTAATTAACTACGAGTTTTGCGAGGATGAATGGTTTGGATGCATATCCATTTGTTGTGAGTAGGGCTGGCAGTTCTGACATGAACACgataacacgacacgaacctacacgaagatAACATGATTCGTGTttaaccttaacaggtttcgtgtctgTAACAGGTTGACACGAtaaaacttgtttaattttgtgtcgtgttcgtgtttacctatttcgtgttcgtgtcttatcgtgttcgtgtcttacCAGATCATGTCAGACATATTATGACATGTTAAGACTTAAGACCATTATACAATACATGTTAAGACTTGTTAATGGATAAATATCAAATACGTATAACAGGTTGTGTTCATGTCTTAATATGttgtgttcgtgtcttaacatgtTGTATGATACGTTGGTAAATTTTTCGTGTCTTAACTTAACTGGTCGTTTCGTGTAACCAGTTTATTATcaggttcgtgttcgtgtttggaaaatctgacacgataagatttcgtgtTGTGTTCGTGTTTACCTGTTTTGggttcgtgtcttatcgtgttcgGGTCTTAACAGGTCGGGTtgacacgatatgccagccctagcTGTGAGGTCGACTTGTgtaaaaccatttttgtcaattgTAACACCTGTATGGTTATTCACCCACTTACATTTGAACATAGGTATCTCAAAGGAATGGTAATTCAATTCCCAAATTTCTTGTATGACACTGTAATAAGAATCCTTGGTGATTCTTATCCTTGTAGAATGATTATTCTTATCAAACTCCGTCCTTGATGCTATCATTGTAACTCCACTATTCTGCATTGTACTTTTTGCGTATTGATCTTTTGTGTAAAACATATAACCCTTAAAGTTGTACCCTTGATAAAATTTTACTCTAGCATCTAGACCCTGCCCCAAGATTTTCATAGTTTTATCAACATTTGTTTGCCCATAATATGTGGTTACCTTAGGTTCAATCCAATCAACAAACTCTTTGTTACGCTTCTTTTCATACTGTATTTCGCTCTTATCATAGTCTGTTGACCGTATTGTTCCCTTGCATGGAGCAATACAAGCCATGTGTTTTAGGACCTCAAAATGTTCAAGTTTTAAATCATCATGGTTTGTGAGGATTGTTTTCATACCAACACCTCATTTCCCTTCAAGTTTACCCGAGTGATGAGATTGAGAAACACTAATATTTTTGACAATATCCAAATAACCTGTGAATAAACTAGTTATTAcattgtaagttttttttttaaaaaaaactagtaTATGTTactataatatattatatatgttATGATATTACTACCTGTGCAGAACTCAGTCACATCTTCAAAAGTATATCCTTCAACAATACTACCTTCAGGTCGATTAGGGTTTCTTACATAACCTTTTAAGAAACCTATATATATTTCAAAAGGGCACATGTTGCATAGACATACAAGACCGCATGCCTGAATTTCTCCTACGATATGGATTACAAGGTGAACTATCACATCAAAAAAAGATGGAGGGAAGTACATCTCAAGTTCACAAATTTGTCACTCATTCAGTGACTCGTAGGGATGAGCACCGTAACCGTTCGGTACTGAACCGGTGCCGGTACCGAAAGTATCGGTAACGAAATACAGGGAAAATTGGTACTGGTATTTACCGGTGTGTTTACCCgtaaataccgataccgtaccggtATCGAAAAATGGGAACCGGTACTGAATATTCCCGGTATGGTTCGGTACCGGCACGGTACCAGTTCGGTACCAGTACtcggtaccaaatgctcatccttAGTGACTCGGGCTCAATAACTTTTCAGGGTATCTTGTTAAAAAAAGAAATGAAGTTTTGTGATTGTATGTCAGATGTTATCCGGTAAGAATCCACGAACTGTAATAGAAATCATATTTGCCATTAAAACATGTCAATCATGAGATTTCAAACCAAACAGTTTTAAGTCTTTCATCGACAGCAACTTTTTAATGTTTGTAGAATAGTTGGATAGAACTTTAATATCTTGTAAACATTTACAAAACTTTGTTTTTTTCATCTTTTGACATAGTATCGCATGCAAGTGGCGTATAAAAGCTTCCTTGGGTGTCGCGACAATAGCAAGCTTTTTATGTATTCTCATTTTTCCATGTCTTTATGGACTTTAGTCCCATCTATAGTTTTCCAGGGTATGTTTAACATTAAGCCGGTAAAGTTCTTACATACATTTTTCCCAAAATATGCATCACATCAAGGCAATGTCGAACTTGTAAATTCTTCCAATAAGGTAAATCCCAAAATATGACTTTTTTTTCTAAATGGCTTCTTTCTCAACACAATGTTTTTCCTAACACAACATTTAgttgttcaactcatgaaaataaATTAAATCATTTCCTTACTAGTCAGTCCTCAATAGTTCCGTCAAactcctttttttttctttcaataaTCATGACCTGGGGAAGGAAACTTTGATGTCCCATGTATACAGTTTATTTTTGCAATTATTTGACCACATCGAACATGTATCATCTTCACAAATAGGACAAGTTGACTTACCTTTCGCCTTGCATCCTAACAAATTACCATATGCCCGAAATCACTTATGGCGCAAAAAAATCATGGCTCGCAATGCAAAATATTCTTCTTATAAGCATCATATACTTCTACAACTATATTCCATAGAGTTTTTAAGTCATCAATTAAAGGAGAGAAATAAACATCAATGTTATTACCAGGTTGTTTCAGACCCTAAATCAACAAAGACAACATTATGTATTTTCGTTTCATGCATAACAATGATGGAAGATTGTAGATGCATAGAAGAACCAATCATGTACTATAACCACTACTCATGTTTCCAAAAGGGTTGAACTCGTCTGAATTAAGTCGAAACCGTGTGTTTCTAATCTCGTTATTAAGCTAAGGAAACCTGTTATCAATATTTCACCACTGGGTGAATCTGCCACATTTAATTTTGCGTTATTTACACAACTATCTGAATGCAAACGCAATAACTTTGCTTCTTTCTCATTTGAAAATAACCATTTCTGCCTAGGTATAATTGGCGGGTACTACAAAAATTTAGCTGGGGGTCCATTTTTCGTCACATCGGGTAGCAGGAGCAACTTTTAATTTATTATGAGCCCAAACGATGGATTCAATAAGTTCTTGCCAATAACCACGTCCACTGAATAAAAACATTAAACTAAAAGCCCATACAAAATGAGCACCTAGGAAAAAAAGGCCATATGCGGATAATGAAGAACCATAAGACTGAATTACCTGGGATGCCTGTGCCCATAAGAAATCGCGGAGCCACCCATTAATAGTAATAGAACTCTGCGCAAAGTTTCCTCCCGTGATATGAGTTACAACTTGAGTAACGCAAACATTGGTGAGAATCCAATGCCCCGAAAACCTAAGGGTTCCTCCGCAAGGTTCGTCCACGGAGGGTGAGTCAGGGCCTAAGATCAGGCCGAAAGGCGTAGTCGATGGACAACAGGTGAATATTCCTGTACTACCCCTTGTTGGTCCCGAGGGACGGAGGAGGCTAGGTTAGCCGAAAGATGGTTATCGGTTCAAGGACGTAAGGTGACCCTGCTTTTTCAGGGTAAGAAGGGGTAGATTATTTGTTTTAGGTTTACGCTTATACCTCGATACGCCACAATAAAATGTTTATGATCTTGCTTGAAATCCTTTGTAACGgaaatcgttttttttttcacaagGAATTGTGATGTCTTTCTATGGGATCGCGGGTCTTTTTATTAGCTCCTATTTGTGGTGCACAATTTCGTGGAATGTAGGTAGTGGTTATGATCGATTTGATATAAAAGACGGAATAGTGTGTATCTTTCGTTGGGGATTTCCTGGAAAAAATCGTCGGGTCTTTCTCCGATTTCTTATAAAAGATATTCAATCCGTCAGAATAGAAGTTAAAGAGGGTATTTATGCTCGGCGTGTCCTTTATATGGATATCAGAGGCCAGGGAGCCATTCCATTGACTCGTACTGATGAGAATTTTACTCCGCGGGAAATGGAACAAAAAGCTGCTGAATTGGCCTATTTCTTGCGTGTACCAATTGAAGTATTTTAAGAAATGAGCCGATAAATGAATGCTTTCAGCAGGAGGGCAAAAACACTTTGAACTTCTAATCTCGTCGGACACATCATTTTTTTGCTTGGTATAACGAAATTAGTAATTCATTATCTTTCGGAAGAATGTCATATAAAAGCACTAACAGATCTGTGAAGCTTTTATCACTCCATCCGCGTTTTGACTTTAAGTTAACAACTTCAACACAACATCTAGTTTCTTAATCTCAGAACCTGTATATAATGGTTTTTCTGAATCATCAATTAGCTACTTTAACTTTTCGTGGAGTTTTCCTCAAATTCGTTCGGTCGATACAAGGATATAAAACGGAACGCAACCCATGAGTAATCTCTttcatttcccctttttaatcttttacacATTTTGGGGTGCATTATGTTATACACGTTTTTCAACTTATTCAACATGCTAAGTTCAAGTGTTATTATGTGAACGCCTTATGTGTTTTCATATGCTATCTGATGTtaagtctattgcatgctattgAGTCTTATGGATCCACGGCTGGCTAGGTTCCCCACGAccatgggttgtagcctagtatcgcTAACAATATTAGACTCGTTCTTCGGGGCTTGAGAGTAATGCACGCTATTGTCATGAGTCTGTTTTGTGTGTGA
This genomic interval carries:
- the LOC110898716 gene encoding AAA-ATPase At3g28580; translated protein: MTMGDHMTQLGSVMASAMFIWAIFKQWFPEDLGNHIEKYFQRRVTYFYPYITITFHEHQGDEFERSQAYMAIERYLSTNSSNCAKRLKANVIKDCKSVSMDDYEEVIDEFKGIKMWWTSTKSIPQQRAIFSYHADDEKRYYKLTSHRKHRDIVVGDYVQHVLDEGNAIATKTRQRKLYTNSKSENWYGNKRTMWSHIMFEHPSTFDTLAMDPNKKKEILNDLLTFSKSKDYYKKVGKSWKRGYLLYGPPGTGKSSMIAAMANLLDYDIYDLELTSVNDNTDLRKLLIDTSSKSIIVIEDIDCSLDLTGQRKKKKEDKKPDQKDPIRKKEKDKNKKKTEVTLSGLLNFIDGLWSACGSERLIIFTTNHVEKLDPALIRRGRMDKHIEMSYCCFETFKVLAKNYLDLESHDLFATIDRMLEETRMTPADVAECLMPKSAEEDAESCLNELIKSLENAKEEARLKVVESEDNGGQKVQECDESSDSEDD